A part of Vulcanisaeta moutnovskia 768-28 genomic DNA contains:
- a CDS encoding ABC transporter ATP-binding protein: MKEPILEVIDVSYSYKTEKGPVPVLKDINFKVYSHEFVSIVAPTGTGKTTLLKIIAGLRRPDSGKVLLMGEEIRGPTPKLAMIFQDFALYPWLTALENVELALFHRKDLSKEVRREIARKYLELVGLGGFEDYYPRELSGGMKQRVAIARALAAQPVVLLMDEPFANLDAITAEGLRAEIYNMVFNEESTVKAIVMVSHNLDEVVELSDKVIILGGRPASIMAEVEIKLSRPRNTRDIEFQDYLDRLYSLLSISLKV, from the coding sequence ATGAAGGAACCAATTCTTGAGGTTATTGATGTTAGCTATAGCTACAAGACTGAGAAGGGTCCTGTGCCTGTCCTTAAAGACATCAACTTTAAGGTTTATTCCCATGAGTTTGTTTCTATAGTTGCACCCACAGGTACGGGAAAGACAACATTACTTAAGATAATAGCTGGTCTAAGGAGACCTGATAGTGGTAAGGTCCTTCTCATGGGTGAGGAGATTAGGGGTCCAACACCTAAGCTTGCCATGATATTTCAGGACTTTGCGCTCTATCCCTGGTTAACAGCACTTGAGAATGTGGAATTGGCGTTATTTCACAGGAAGGATCTCAGTAAGGAGGTTAGGAGGGAAATAGCTAGGAAGTACCTTGAGCTTGTGGGTCTTGGTGGTTTTGAGGATTACTACCCAAGGGAATTGAGTGGCGGTATGAAGCAGAGGGTTGCAATTGCTAGGGCATTAGCTGCGCAACCAGTGGTTTTGTTAATGGATGAGCCCTTCGCAAATCTTGATGCAATAACAGCTGAAGGTTTGAGGGCCGAGATTTATAACATGGTATTTAATGAGGAATCCACGGTAAAGGCAATAGTAATGGTTAGCCATAACCTTGATGAGGTTGTGGAGTTGAGTGACAAGGTTATAATACTTGGGGGAAGACCTGCAAGCATAATGGCCGAGGTCGAGATAAAGTTGTCGAGACCTAGGAATACGAGGGATATAGAGTTTCAGGATTACTTGGATAGACTATACTCATTATTGTCAATAAGTCTTAAGGTTTAA
- a CDS encoding ABC transporter permease subunit translates to MAMGIWSIVLVAFLATLATFGRVALTIILSIVLGWFFGYAAAKNGLFERIFLSITQTLEAVPVITFFPIVLIFFVKSIGGYIGTELAVDFLVFTAVVWNIWVGEYEAIKTAPQSLEDAAEMLNLGFWGKFRYLYIPVTMPRVAGNVLVSFADALFYIVVSEVVTLGTTQYSVFGIGALIASWTSRSEWTAAFTGLGVLVVMVTSVLFGILRPFVDWAVKYSYDPFMEVTRTRVRRPIVTSRVRSLAARNMRYLRRVVAVEDAIMPIFVKASSYAVRHRLLSRPRPRNIITESERYIGIGIVIFVIGLITYSIYESWKTTWVPIINNLYEYGLLYLYYLGLDWFRVILVTVAAILTAIPVNYLMVTHRRVESILLPVLEDLASIPVSAYLPLIAIPFITYLAVSLGSHISLEILVFVVAYLSTAWYVIYNMYVGMKTIPRSLWDVAENLRLSTWQKLRRLAIPGAMPATITGLASTAGSTWGGLEVAEYIQGLNGQVYMVHGYTALMDYYTAIGNIVGLEAMSLILGINVVLLSVFLWRKLFRLARERYRLEGAITL, encoded by the coding sequence ATGGCTATGGGCATTTGGTCCATAGTTTTAGTAGCGTTTCTAGCAACACTTGCGACATTTGGTAGAGTTGCCCTTACTATAATACTGAGCATAGTGCTTGGTTGGTTCTTTGGCTATGCAGCGGCAAAGAATGGACTTTTTGAGAGGATATTCCTATCAATTACCCAAACCCTTGAGGCCGTACCAGTCATCACCTTCTTCCCAATAGTCTTAATATTCTTCGTTAAGTCAATAGGTGGTTACATAGGAACTGAGTTGGCTGTTGACTTTTTGGTTTTCACGGCAGTTGTTTGGAATATATGGGTTGGTGAGTATGAGGCCATTAAGACGGCGCCCCAGTCACTTGAGGATGCGGCTGAGATGCTTAACCTGGGCTTCTGGGGCAAGTTTAGATACTTATACATACCAGTTACAATGCCCAGGGTTGCTGGTAATGTTTTAGTAAGCTTTGCTGATGCGTTGTTCTACATAGTAGTTAGTGAGGTTGTTACCTTAGGCACAACGCAATACTCAGTCTTCGGCATAGGGGCACTAATAGCATCATGGACAAGCAGGAGTGAGTGGACCGCAGCATTTACCGGACTTGGGGTATTGGTAGTCATGGTGACCTCAGTACTATTTGGAATACTTAGGCCATTTGTTGATTGGGCAGTTAAGTATAGTTATGATCCATTCATGGAAGTAACAAGGACTAGAGTCAGGAGACCCATAGTTACTAGTCGCGTTAGGTCATTGGCAGCTAGAAATATGAGGTATTTAAGGAGGGTTGTGGCTGTTGAGGATGCCATAATGCCCATATTCGTTAAAGCCTCGAGCTATGCTGTCAGACATAGACTATTGTCAAGGCCTAGACCTAGAAACATAATAACCGAGTCTGAGAGGTATATAGGCATAGGCATTGTTATTTTCGTTATTGGTTTAATAACCTACTCAATATATGAGTCTTGGAAAACGACTTGGGTTCCCATAATAAATAATCTATACGAATATGGCTTACTTTACCTTTATTATCTAGGGCTTGATTGGTTTAGGGTTATTTTGGTCACAGTTGCAGCAATATTAACAGCTATCCCTGTTAATTACCTAATGGTAACGCATAGAAGAGTTGAGTCGATTTTATTACCAGTACTTGAGGACTTAGCATCAATACCTGTATCGGCTTACTTACCATTGATTGCCATACCCTTCATAACGTATTTAGCGGTGAGTCTCGGTTCGCATATTTCGCTTGAAATACTGGTGTTCGTAGTGGCCTACCTAAGTACTGCTTGGTACGTGATTTATAATATGTACGTGGGTATGAAGACAATACCCAGGAGTCTTTGGGATGTAGCCGAGAACCTGAGATTAAGTACCTGGCAGAAGCTTAGGAGATTGGCGATTCCAGGCGCCATGCCTGCTACAATAACGGGCTTAGCAAGTACAGCAGGTTCAACATGGGGTGGGCTTGAGGTTGCCGAGTATATACAAGGGCTTAATGGCCAGGTCTATATGGTTCATGGATATACGGCTTTAATGGATTATTACACAGCGATAGGGAATATTGTTGGGCTTGAGGCCATGAGCCTAATACTGGGTATAAACGTGGTATTATTAAGTGTCTTTCTCTGGAGGAAGTTATTTAGATTAGCTAGGGAAAGGTATAGGCTTGAAGGCGCAATAACGCTTTGA
- a CDS encoding 50S ribosomal protein L14, which produces MAKRGGARQVGVSWRFHKTPGIFMNSLVPVADNSGAKLVRVIGIIGHIAKPIHREIPGASVGDMVVVSVVEGKPEVRKQVLRAIVIRQRRPYRRPDGTWIAFEDNAVVITDENGAPKGSEIHGPVAMEAALRWPGISNLATIII; this is translated from the coding sequence ATGGCAAAGAGAGGCGGCGCACGTCAGGTAGGTGTTAGCTGGAGATTTCATAAGACGCCTGGAATATTCATGAATAGTCTAGTTCCTGTTGCGGATAATAGTGGCGCTAAGCTTGTTAGGGTGATTGGTATAATTGGGCATATAGCAAAGCCTATTCACAGGGAAATACCTGGAGCTTCCGTGGGTGATATGGTTGTTGTTAGTGTTGTGGAGGGCAAACCTGAGGTTAGGAAGCAAGTACTCAGAGCAATAGTGATTAGGCAAAGGAGACCATATAGGAGACCTGATGGCACCTGGATAGCCTTTGAGGACAATGCCGTAGTTATTACAGACGAGAATGGCGCACCCAAGGGTAGTGAGATACATGGACCCGTAGCTATGGAAGCAGCATTAAGGTGGCCGGGCATCTCGAACTTAGCAACGATAATAATATAA
- the glyS gene encoding glycine--tRNA ligase: MNLERFMELMSEGGFFYPSFEIYRSKAEVGGFYDYGPLGVELKRNIIEKWRKIFVYPYQDFIVEIETPIVMPKIVFEASGHVEHFTDAIVECTKCGRKFRADHLIEEELGKRGISIKTEGLSLEELDKLIRDYDIKCPVCGGELSSVKPFNLLFQTTIGPYSDNIGYIRPETAQGMFVSFPKIFNLMGRKLPLGIAQIGKVGRNEISPRQGLIRLREFTQMEIEFFFDPENAKCPYLDELDVKLRIIPEKDVVTGVKEPREFRPREAVEGGIVPNEWMAFFMGLATIYMNELGISLDHQYFLAKLPEERAHYSAASFDQMVYSERFGWVEVSGHAYRTDYDLGRHARYSGYDLSVDRRLTTPKEVVEVRVYPNPQRIREVFGNEMPKVMQAIGKADPRWLANELANKGRVIIDGYTITSDVVFIREERRKVHVERFIPHDVEPSFGVDRIVYVTLEHAYTEVNGKPLLRLPPDIAPIKVAVLPIIKKQEYVSIGRNIFRELSMVGVKAVYDDDGAIGSRYAKYDSVGVPFAITIDDKTPIDSTVTIRDRDTKAQIRVSMNDIIKVITDAIFRRISIIEIAKSMGLQLIIRE, encoded by the coding sequence ATGAATCTCGAAAGATTCATGGAACTAATGAGCGAGGGCGGATTTTTCTACCCAAGCTTTGAGATTTATAGGAGTAAGGCTGAGGTCGGTGGATTCTACGATTATGGACCACTTGGTGTAGAGTTAAAGAGGAATATAATTGAGAAGTGGCGTAAAATCTTTGTTTATCCGTATCAAGACTTTATTGTTGAAATAGAAACTCCAATAGTAATGCCAAAGATAGTATTTGAGGCTAGCGGTCATGTTGAGCATTTTACCGACGCAATAGTCGAGTGTACTAAGTGTGGTCGTAAGTTCAGGGCTGATCACCTAATAGAGGAGGAGCTTGGTAAGAGGGGTATTTCAATAAAGACTGAGGGGTTAAGCCTCGAGGAGCTTGATAAGTTAATTCGGGATTATGATATTAAGTGCCCTGTATGTGGTGGTGAGTTAAGTAGCGTTAAGCCCTTTAACCTATTGTTCCAGACAACAATAGGGCCATATAGCGATAACATTGGCTACATAAGACCTGAGACGGCCCAGGGAATGTTCGTGTCATTTCCAAAGATATTTAATCTAATGGGTAGAAAACTACCACTTGGTATTGCTCAAATTGGTAAGGTCGGTAGAAATGAAATTTCACCTAGGCAGGGCTTAATTAGACTCAGGGAATTTACCCAGATGGAGATTGAGTTCTTCTTCGACCCTGAAAATGCTAAGTGCCCATACCTTGATGAACTGGATGTTAAGTTGAGGATAATACCTGAGAAGGATGTTGTTACTGGTGTTAAGGAGCCCAGGGAGTTTAGGCCTAGGGAGGCTGTTGAGGGTGGGATTGTGCCTAATGAGTGGATGGCGTTCTTCATGGGCCTAGCCACAATATACATGAATGAGCTTGGTATATCGCTTGATCATCAGTACTTCCTGGCTAAGTTGCCTGAGGAGAGGGCTCATTACTCAGCGGCTAGTTTTGATCAGATGGTTTATAGTGAGAGGTTTGGTTGGGTTGAGGTTAGCGGTCATGCTTACAGGACTGATTATGACCTTGGTAGGCACGCGAGGTATAGTGGTTATGACTTAAGCGTTGACAGAAGACTGACCACGCCGAAGGAGGTTGTTGAGGTTAGGGTCTACCCGAATCCGCAGAGGATTAGAGAAGTCTTTGGTAATGAAATGCCTAAGGTCATGCAGGCCATTGGTAAGGCTGACCCAAGGTGGTTAGCCAATGAGCTGGCTAATAAGGGTAGGGTGATCATTGATGGGTATACCATAACAAGCGATGTTGTGTTTATTAGGGAGGAAAGGAGAAAGGTTCATGTTGAGAGGTTTATTCCACATGATGTTGAACCATCCTTCGGTGTTGATAGGATAGTGTACGTAACTCTAGAACATGCCTATACAGAGGTTAATGGAAAACCATTACTAAGGCTACCGCCTGATATTGCTCCAATAAAGGTTGCGGTGTTACCAATAATTAAGAAACAGGAGTATGTAAGTATTGGCAGGAATATATTTAGGGAATTATCGATGGTTGGAGTTAAGGCTGTTTATGATGATGATGGAGCAATAGGCAGTAGGTATGCCAAGTATGACTCGGTAGGTGTACCGTTCGCAATAACAATAGACGATAAGACACCCATCGATAGTACAGTAACTATTAGGGATAGGGATACGAAGGCTCAAATCAGGGTTAGTATGAACGATATAATTAAGGTAATTACTGATGCCATTTTTAGGAGGATATCGATAATCGAGATCGCTAAGTCGATGGGTCTTCAATTAATCATTAGGGAATAG
- a CDS encoding agmatinase family protein, which produces MGNNIDFYVASQYTLFGTPRCGRGIPILGIPMEDTVSFRPGTRFAPSIIRSWSQYFEFTPTEDLGIDPLDKICDLGDLSLLQGMIDRNLERINLVVRDAISTWGRVINIGGEHTLSLGVAKAVRESQGSYGIYIHVDAHLDSREEWPIGQSLSHATFVRHLINQVKPQLIVFLGFRSYDREEMNFVSRLENSILLSTRDVKSMNNHELRLLMRGAIDSYPGSIHLSIDVDVLDPSVMPGVGNPEGFGLSYSELLRITKAILDYGDSRVKAVDIVEYSPPNDPGLMSLPTTIRLILDVLNYIRT; this is translated from the coding sequence ATGGGTAATAACATTGATTTTTACGTTGCATCTCAATACACGCTTTTCGGAACACCTAGGTGCGGCCGTGGTATACCAATACTTGGTATACCCATGGAGGATACCGTTAGCTTTAGGCCTGGGACACGATTTGCACCCAGCATCATTAGATCCTGGAGTCAGTACTTTGAATTTACACCTACGGAGGACCTGGGTATAGATCCACTTGATAAGATTTGTGATTTGGGTGATTTATCATTACTGCAGGGTATGATTGACAGGAATTTGGAGAGGATTAATCTAGTTGTTAGGGACGCTATTAGTACGTGGGGTAGGGTAATCAATATAGGTGGTGAACATACACTAAGTCTTGGTGTTGCTAAGGCGGTTAGAGAATCCCAGGGTTCATATGGCATTTACATACATGTTGATGCTCACTTGGATTCAAGAGAGGAATGGCCGATAGGGCAATCCTTATCGCATGCAACATTCGTGAGGCACTTAATTAATCAGGTTAAGCCTCAATTGATTGTTTTCCTTGGGTTTAGATCATATGACAGGGAGGAGATGAATTTCGTGAGTAGACTTGAAAATTCCATACTATTGTCAACTAGGGATGTGAAGTCCATGAATAACCATGAACTTAGACTGCTCATGAGGGGTGCCATTGATAGTTATCCTGGTTCGATCCACCTGAGCATTGATGTTGATGTTCTTGATCCATCAGTAATGCCTGGCGTCGGTAATCCAGAGGGTTTTGGACTTAGTTATAGCGAGCTTTTGAGGATTACTAAGGCTATTCTTGATTACGGTGATTCCAGGGTTAAGGCCGTTGACATTGTTGAGTACTCACCACCAAATGATCCTGGTTTAATGTCGTTACCCACAACAATCAGATTAATCCTTGATGTACTTAATTACATACGTACTTAA
- a CDS encoding NifB/NifX family molybdenum-iron cluster-binding protein, with product MSLVLMKREHNIVCTTVNEDLSFNLFSRARYLVLVKNGVVVHKEVNPALNSTNKRPTVARRCVELGATIVLAPHGSLCYPSYLILRRSGVDVYVVRPGDKINSDPDNNYYKVSIWEVMYSSFLAIKERIEEAIFHG from the coding sequence ATGTCATTGGTATTAATGAAAAGAGAACATAATATTGTGTGCACTACGGTTAATGAGGATTTATCGTTTAACTTATTTTCTAGGGCTCGTTATTTAGTCCTGGTGAAAAATGGTGTTGTGGTTCATAAGGAGGTTAATCCAGCTCTGAATTCTACGAATAAAAGACCAACAGTTGCTAGGAGGTGTGTCGAGCTTGGCGCAACAATTGTACTAGCTCCTCATGGTTCACTATGTTATCCTTCATATTTAATACTTAGGAGATCTGGTGTTGACGTTTATGTGGTTAGACCTGGTGATAAAATTAACAGTGATCCTGATAATAATTATTATAAGGTTAGTATTTGGGAAGTTATGTATTCAAGTTTTTTAGCTATTAAGGAGAGGATTGAGGAGGCGATTTTCCATGGGTAA
- a CDS encoding 2-oxoacid:acceptor oxidoreductase family protein → MSGSAIEITFFGRGGQGAVTAAQIIAQAAIRRGLFASSFPEYGAERRGAPVRAYVRLSREPVLAREPIDKPDISVVFDTRLLNVFNIPQITKNYIIINALSVDDARQSIGKFSGKVVYVNAYEISTKHLGKPIVNTTMLGALLKVLDLVDIETVKNLVLETFGKKLGKSNVEALEEAYKVAEVIVL, encoded by the coding sequence ATGAGTGGTTCGGCCATTGAAATAACGTTTTTCGGCAGGGGAGGCCAGGGTGCTGTGACTGCTGCGCAGATTATTGCCCAGGCCGCCATTAGGCGTGGCTTATTTGCAAGTTCGTTTCCTGAATACGGTGCTGAGCGTAGAGGCGCACCCGTTAGGGCTTATGTTAGGTTATCTCGAGAACCTGTTCTCGCTAGAGAACCAATTGATAAACCAGATATTTCAGTGGTGTTTGATACGAGGTTATTGAATGTTTTTAATATACCGCAGATAACGAAGAATTATATAATTATTAATGCGTTGAGTGTTGATGATGCTAGGCAGTCCATAGGTAAGTTCAGTGGTAAGGTTGTTTATGTGAATGCATATGAGATATCCACTAAGCATCTGGGTAAACCAATAGTGAATACCACAATGCTTGGTGCATTACTTAAGGTGCTTGACCTGGTAGATATAGAGACCGTTAAGAACTTGGTCCTAGAGACGTTCGGCAAGAAGCTTGGTAAATCAAATGTGGAAGCGCTGGAAGAAGCTTATAAGGTGGCTGAGGTGATCGTACTATGA
- a CDS encoding 4Fe-4S binding protein, producing the protein MKQLTWKDLPIGGVIVEPGNARKNLTGTWRTERPVIDQDACIRCRICWMYCPEPAILELKKPYTTKSGKKYDLTYEIDYDHCKGCGICAHECPVKAIKMVSEVVG; encoded by the coding sequence ATGAAACAACTCACATGGAAGGATTTACCAATTGGTGGCGTTATTGTTGAACCGGGTAATGCGCGTAAGAATCTTACCGGTACTTGGAGGACTGAGAGGCCGGTTATTGACCAAGACGCATGTATTAGGTGTAGGATATGCTGGATGTACTGCCCTGAACCAGCAATACTAGAGTTAAAGAAGCCGTACACTACGAAGTCAGGTAAAAAGTATGATTTGACCTATGAGATTGATTATGACCATTGTAAGGGCTGTGGGATATGCGCCCACGAATGTCCAGTAAAGGCAATAAAGATGGTTTCTGAGGTGGTTGGGTAA
- a CDS encoding pyruvate:ferredoxin oxidoreductase subunit alpha: MEIAKTLSIREEIVKERVGLTSNYAAAYAVKAVDVDVIAAYPITPQTTIIEKLAELVANGEIDAEYIPVESEHSALSAVVGAAAAGARVFTATSAQGLEFMHEVLHIASGLRLPIVMAVPGRALSAPISIHGDYQDIMNAKDSGWIMLIASTAQEVYDSIIMAYRIAEDNRVLVPVMVSYDGFLMSHTTEPVELYHEDYVRKFTPRNLNRLKLDPRKPITIGVIASPDWYYEIKYQVVNALKESRGVIKEIHGEFNKTFGTNYDIVERYMLDDADYVLITYGGASSGNAKEAVRRARERGLRAGVLRIRLFRPFPVDEVVSSIKDAKMVAVVDRALSPGSTYEGPVFNDVVTALYSKGIEKPVISVVHGISQRTMLADDFYNLYKTLDEYARTGEYPRKTIFLGLRG; this comes from the coding sequence ATGGAGATCGCCAAGACTTTGAGTATTAGGGAGGAGATTGTTAAGGAGCGTGTTGGATTAACATCCAATTACGCCGCTGCCTACGCGGTTAAGGCTGTTGATGTTGATGTTATTGCAGCATATCCAATAACGCCACAAACAACGATAATAGAGAAGTTGGCTGAGTTGGTGGCTAATGGCGAAATAGACGCTGAATATATACCAGTGGAGTCTGAGCACAGTGCTCTTTCAGCGGTGGTAGGTGCGGCAGCGGCTGGTGCGAGGGTGTTCACGGCGACGTCAGCTCAAGGTCTTGAATTCATGCATGAGGTTCTTCATATAGCTTCTGGCCTTAGGCTTCCAATAGTCATGGCTGTTCCAGGTAGGGCATTATCAGCGCCAATAAGTATCCATGGTGATTACCAGGATATAATGAATGCTAAAGATTCAGGCTGGATAATGTTAATAGCCTCCACCGCACAGGAGGTTTATGATTCAATAATAATGGCCTATAGAATAGCAGAGGATAATAGAGTCCTAGTGCCAGTTATGGTGTCCTATGATGGATTTCTAATGAGCCACACGACAGAGCCCGTGGAGCTTTATCACGAGGATTACGTGAGGAAGTTCACACCGAGAAACCTAAATAGGCTAAAGCTTGACCCTAGAAAACCAATAACTATAGGCGTTATTGCAAGCCCTGATTGGTACTACGAAATAAAGTACCAAGTAGTCAATGCACTTAAGGAATCAAGGGGAGTCATTAAGGAGATTCATGGTGAGTTTAATAAGACCTTTGGAACAAACTATGACATTGTCGAGAGATACATGCTTGATGATGCGGATTACGTATTAATAACTTATGGAGGAGCATCAAGTGGTAATGCCAAGGAGGCTGTCAGGAGGGCTAGGGAGAGAGGATTAAGGGCGGGTGTTTTAAGGATAAGGCTTTTCAGGCCGTTCCCTGTAGATGAAGTGGTGAGTTCTATTAAAGATGCTAAGATGGTGGCCGTTGTTGATAGGGCATTATCTCCAGGAAGTACGTATGAAGGCCCTGTATTTAATGATGTAGTTACAGCACTTTATAGTAAGGGTATTGAGAAACCCGTGATCTCCGTGGTGCATGGCATTTCTCAAAGGACTATGCTGGCTGATGATTTCTATAACCTTTATAAAACGCTTGATGAGTATGCGAGGACTGGTGAATATCCGAGGAAGACAATATTCCTGGGGTTGAGGGGGTGA
- the porB gene encoding pyruvate synthase subunit PorB: MKVYFRTIKDLPEDEYFGPGQLTCAGCGPSIAVRWLLKAAGSDVIVVNATGCIEVTTTSYPYTAWSVPYLHVAFENSAAAASGVEAALKALRRKGILDTKAKVMVIAGDGGTYDIGLQALSGMLERGHGILYVLYDNEAYMNTGIQRSGGTPHFAWTTTSPVGSKFKGKVQRKKDIMSIVIGHHIPYAATANIAYPIDLANKVKTAFDYIDEGPAFIHVIAPCPPGWRYPEEMTVEIARLATETGYFPLYEWDHGRIRFNPPSNTHLDKSRRKPIIEYLKRQGRFVHLTEEDIKEIEKEIDEYWDYLARLAKAFG, encoded by the coding sequence ATGAAGGTGTATTTCAGAACAATAAAGGATTTACCTGAGGATGAGTATTTTGGACCTGGACAACTAACCTGTGCTGGATGTGGCCCATCAATTGCAGTTAGGTGGTTGCTTAAGGCGGCGGGTTCTGATGTAATAGTTGTTAATGCAACAGGTTGTATAGAGGTGACTACAACATCGTACCCATACACTGCGTGGAGTGTACCATATCTGCATGTTGCGTTTGAGAACTCCGCGGCTGCTGCATCAGGTGTAGAAGCTGCTCTTAAGGCGCTTAGAAGGAAGGGTATACTGGATACTAAGGCTAAGGTCATGGTTATTGCCGGTGATGGTGGTACTTATGATATTGGCTTACAAGCCCTTAGTGGTATGCTTGAGCGTGGTCATGGCATACTCTATGTACTCTATGATAATGAGGCATACATGAACACGGGAATACAAAGAAGCGGAGGAACACCGCACTTCGCCTGGACAACAACATCGCCAGTGGGTAGTAAGTTTAAGGGTAAGGTCCAGAGGAAGAAGGACATAATGAGCATAGTCATTGGGCACCACATACCATACGCTGCCACAGCCAACATAGCCTACCCAATTGACTTAGCTAATAAGGTAAAGACGGCATTTGACTACATTGATGAGGGCCCTGCCTTCATACACGTAATAGCACCATGCCCACCAGGCTGGCGCTACCCAGAGGAGATGACCGTGGAAATAGCCAGGCTAGCTACAGAGACAGGCTACTTCCCACTATATGAATGGGATCACGGCAGAATAAGATTCAACCCACCAAGCAATACGCACCTCGACAAATCAAGAAGGAAGCCAATAATTGAGTACTTGAAAAGACAGGGCAGGTTCGTGCACTTAACGGAGGAAGATATTAAGGAGATTGAGAAGGAAATCGACGAGTACTGGGACTACCTAGCAAGGCTAGCCAAGGCCTTCGGTTAA